From Daphnia pulicaria isolate SC F1-1A chromosome 4, SC_F0-13Bv2, whole genome shotgun sequence, one genomic window encodes:
- the LOC124336233 gene encoding blood vessel epicardial substance-like: MWLSYRFCGSCISLLMLTLSVDTVDDVSKSQSFPSNSIVDGSIKIFADSFNDEKLDSISSDASDRRNRYSIVNEQWNAEKSDGSVGLLDRQANKSSTNGIASPSASAAGDSNVFLPYFYTGCSWLPINQVIFQMAHVFICLSYLAPATLYGLIFLRLVLAIGSAFLAGWACFIICAFDTFLWNTLFLLINAIHAIFLIFSLRAVKFGPQIEEVYQHFFEPLKVSKHQFKKVAKCIKSIRLMARGEYFAIEKEARVETLSLLLSGSMLVIENSRTLHYLHPMQFLDSAEWFDNTSDDCYHQTSIQTCEESRILLWHRDQLLSILQKDLFLQSVFRQILGRDVVGKLCQMRERIASSGCGGSPLFKTNLLNNVLFIENEKPSTATLSPTLNSKNVKVKFSKRIRKPIQQINKKTFNPNGANIPAHISTSNPMNTL, translated from the exons ATGTGGCTGTCTTATCGATTTTGTGGTAGCTGCATTTCCCTTTTGATGTTAACGTTGTCTGTTGACACAGTCGATGACGTAAGCAAATCCCAATCTTTCCCTTCGAATTCGATTGTCGATGGTTCCATCAAAATTTTCGCTGATTCATTCAATGACGAGAAACTTGACTCAATATCGTCGGATGCGTCCGACAGACGTAATCGCTATTCCATCGTCAACGAACAGTGGAATGCGGAGAAAAGTGACGGATCGGTTGGGTTGCTGGATCGTCAAGCCAACAAGAGTTCCACAAATGGCATTGCGTCAccatcagcatcagcagcgGGAGATTCGAATGTCTTTTTGCCTTATTTCTACACGGGCTGCTCGTGGCTGCCCATCAATCAAGTCATCTTCCAGATGGCCCATGTGTTCATCTGTCTGTCATACCTGGCACCTGCGACACTTTACGGGCTCATCTTCCTGCGCCTGGTGCTGGCCATCGGCTCGGCTTTCTTGGCCGGTTGGGCTTGTTTCATCATTTGCGCTTTCGACACTTTCCTATGGAACACTCTCTTCCTTCTCATCAACGCGATTCACGCCATCTTCCTTATTTTCTCACTGCGAGCTGTCAAGTTCGGCCCACAAATCGAAGAg GTGTACCAACATTTTTTCGAGCCGCTAAAAGTGTCGAAGCATCAGTTCAAGAAAGTGGCCAAATgcatcaaatccatccggCTAATGGCCAGAGGTGAATATTTcgcaattgaaaaagaagccCGAGTTGAAACACTTTCACTCTTATTATCTGGAAG TATGTTGGTCATTGAAAATAGCCGGACCCTACACTACCTCCATCCCATGCAATTCCTCGACTCGGCCGAATGGTTTGACAATACATCCGACGATTGTTATCAtcaa ACGAGCATTCAAACTTGCGAGGAATCTCGGATTTTACTCTGGCATCGAGATCAACTGCTGTCGATCCTTCAAAAGGATCTCTTCTTGCAATCGGTGTTCCGTCAGATTCTCGGCCGAGATGTGGTCGGCAAACTTTGTCAG ATGAGGGAGAGGATTGCCAGTTCCGGTTGCGGCGGAAGTCCGTTATTCAAGACCAACCTTTTGAACAATGTCTTGTTcattgaaaatgagaaaccATCAACAGCGACACTTTCACCAACACTCAACTCCAAAAatgtgaaagtgaaattttcaaaacgaatTCGCAAACCCATTCAGCAG ATTAATAAAAAGACTTTCAACCCTAATGGCGCCAACATCCCGGCACACATCAGCACCAGCAACCCGATGAATACCCTTTAA
- the LOC124336286 gene encoding beta-1,4-N-acetylgalactosaminyltransferase bre-4-like: MVSVTSQLRAIIRPLAITCIIVLFFVFLFNYNLSSYRSENSISYVALGLIGKTSEASSVLGNATPKMLAEIKTNASEIEKLTNLVPRVEQKLIELCPLVSPKLVGWTNITSEMKEALLKIDQVQVELKMKEAGLGIGGRYEPIECRSRHKVAIVVPYRDRKDHLTVFLHYLHPFLQRQQLNYVIIIVEQSAGTPFNRGMLMNIGFNEAQLQETFQCFIFHDVDFLPEDDSNPYTCPEDGRPRQMSFSIDYWDNYKPTPRSHFGGVTALSTADFQRINGYSNSFWGWGGEDDQLFQRVKFNNLTVVRAFDEQPLLVHKARYKTQSHQKAQPNPDRKQVLAEGNVRFKTDGLFDLKYQRLNLQFKPLYTHILVDIQPRPIKS; the protein is encoded by the exons ATGGTCTCTGTCACCTCCCAACTGCGGGCCATCATTCGCCCGTTGGCCATCACTTGCATCATTGTTctctttttcgtgtttttgttTAACTACAATTTGAGCAGCTATCGGTCGGAGAATTCTATTTCGTACGTCGCACTGGGTTTAATCGGTAAAACATCAGAAGCGTCGAGCGTATTAGGAAATGCCACACCCAAAATGTTGGCGGAAATCAAAACGAACGCaagtgaaattgaaaaattaacaaatttagTTCCTCGTGTTGAGcagaaattaattgaattatgtCCGCTTGTTTCGCCCAAATTAG TTGGCTGGACTAATATCACTTCGGAGATGAAGGAAGCCCTTCTGAAAATAGACCAAGTTCaagttgaattaaaaatgaaagaggCCGGACTCGGAATTGGCGGAAGATACGAGCCGATCGAATGCCGATCACGACACAAAGTGGCCATCGTCGTCCCTTACCGAGACAGAAAAGATCATCTGACGGTATTCCTGCACTATCTGCACCCATTTTTACAGCGACAGCAACTCAATTACGTCATTATAATCGTGGAACAATCTG CAGGTACGCCGTTCAATCGAGGAATGCTAATGAATATTGGTTTCAACGAAGCTCAGTTGcaggaaacatttcaatgtttCATCTTTCACGATGTCGATTTCCTACCGGAAGACGACAGCAATCCCTACACCTGTCCGGAAGACGGAAGGCCTCGTCAAATGTCATTTTCCATCGATTACTGGGACAATTACAA gcCGACACCTAGAAGCCATTTCGGAGGTGTGACCGCATTATCCACCGCCGATTTCCAAAGAATCAACGGCTATTCAAATTCTTTCTGGGGTTGGGGCGGAGAAGATGATCAACTGTTTCAGCGTGTCAAATTCAATAATCTGACGGTTGTGAGGGCCTTCGACGAGCAGCCATTGCTGGTCCACAAAGCCCGCTACAAGACGCAGTCCCACCAAAAAGCCCAGCCTAATCCAGACCGGAAACAGGTTCTCGCTGAAGGCAACGTCCGGTTCAAAACCGACGGGCTCTTCGATCTGAAATATCAGCGACTCAATTTGCAATTCAAACCTCTTTACACTCACATTCTCGTGGATATCCAGCCACGCCCAATCAAGTCTTGA
- the LOC124336250 gene encoding alpha-(1,3)-fucosyltransferase C-like isoform X2 — protein sequence MTFHRHLIAIQSSLSKQTGFSSKIVSYWLASSFLITIIFLYYLLLAFWDNKLLFRQNQFAPIGNVSGLSAPCQRKIIILYWTKYFTSVDFEYGLGRTPFSTCDDNRIVCLTTMDRGLVNESDAVIFHSRDLRDNDLPPPGWRLPHQHYVFFNHESPAHTDLNLLRRPVFRNYFNRTMTYRRDSDIVSLHPYGRLKCVDPSPSCLDFPRLNDPPADAEETSASLPFEIDLKMKNKTVAWMVSNCKTDSRRESLVSHLSLLIPVDVYGFCGNGSHQCPSRANCDRFLGQNYRFYLSFENSLCPDYITEKLYRPLAHGAVPVVYGGSDYSFYLPAGSYVNARDFDSPQSLAEHLKKLMSDDELYSSYFGWRNRFTVDPKPVDGMCQLCRLLSDKKTEEKMYSDIAEWWHGGNHTCLTPPPSLV from the exons ATGACGTTCCACCGCCATTTGATTGCCATACAATCTTCGCTGTCTAAGCAGACTGGCTTTTCGTCCAAAATAGTGAGTTACTGGCTGGCCAGCAGCTTTCTAATAACAATCATCTTCCTCTATTATTTGCTGCTGGCTTTCTGGGATAACAAACTGCTCTTTCGTCAAAACCAG TTCGCACCGATTGGAAATGTATCCGGCCTGTCAGCTCCATGCCAGCGTAAGATTATTATTCTCTACTGGACGAAATATTTCACATCCGTCGATTTCGAATACGGGCTCGGACGGACGCCATTTTCCACCTGCGATGATAACCGAATTGTTTGTCTGACGACGATGGATCGAGGCTTAGTCAACGAAAGCGACGCCGTCATCTTCCACTCACGTGACCTGAGGGACAACGACTTACCTCCTCCCGGATGGAGACTCCCGCACCAGCATTACGTCTTCTTCAATCACGAATCGCCAGCGCACACCGATCTGAACCTGTTGCGGCGTCCGGTGTTCCGGAATTACTTCAACAGGACGATGACTTACCGGCGGGACTCGGATATCGTCAGTCTCCATCCGTACGGTCGACTCAAATGCGTCGATCCATCGCCATCCTGTTTGGATTTCCCAAGATTGAACGACCCGCCGGCTGATGCTGAAGAAACTTCCGCATCACTTCCGTTTGAAATTgatctgaaaatgaagaataaaacGGTGGCCTGGATGGTATCCAATTGCAAGACGGACAGCCGGCGTGAATCGTTGGTCAGTCATCTCTCACTTTTGATTCCGGTTGATGTTTACGGATTCTGCGGAAACGGAAGTCACCAGTGTCCGAGTCGAGCCAATTGCGATCGATTTCTCGGTCAGAATTATCGATTCTATCTGAGTTTCGAGAATTCTTTGTGTCCGGATTACATCACGGAGAAGTTGTACCGACCCTTGGCCCACGGAGCGGTGCCGGTGGTTTACGGCGGATCGGATTATTCGTTTTACCTTCCGGCCGGATCGTATGTCAACGCCAGGGATTTTGACAGCCCGCAGAGTCTGGCGGAGCATCTAAAGAAACTGATGTCGGATGACGAACTTTATTCGAGTTACTTCGGCTGGCGGAATCGATTTACTGTCGATCCGAAGCCCGTCGACGGAATGTGCCAATTGTGTCGGTTGTTAAGCGACAAGAAAACGGAAGAGAAAATGTATTCAGATATTGCCGAATGGTGGCACGGAGGCAACCACACCTGTCTGACACCACCTCCATCTCTTGTTTAA
- the LOC124336250 gene encoding alpha-(1,3)-fucosyltransferase C-like isoform X1 has product MTFHRHLIAIQSSLSKQTGFSSKIVSYWLASSFLITIIFLYYLLLAFWDNKLLFRQNQQFAPIGNVSGLSAPCQRKIIILYWTKYFTSVDFEYGLGRTPFSTCDDNRIVCLTTMDRGLVNESDAVIFHSRDLRDNDLPPPGWRLPHQHYVFFNHESPAHTDLNLLRRPVFRNYFNRTMTYRRDSDIVSLHPYGRLKCVDPSPSCLDFPRLNDPPADAEETSASLPFEIDLKMKNKTVAWMVSNCKTDSRRESLVSHLSLLIPVDVYGFCGNGSHQCPSRANCDRFLGQNYRFYLSFENSLCPDYITEKLYRPLAHGAVPVVYGGSDYSFYLPAGSYVNARDFDSPQSLAEHLKKLMSDDELYSSYFGWRNRFTVDPKPVDGMCQLCRLLSDKKTEEKMYSDIAEWWHGGNHTCLTPPPSLV; this is encoded by the exons ATGACGTTCCACCGCCATTTGATTGCCATACAATCTTCGCTGTCTAAGCAGACTGGCTTTTCGTCCAAAATAGTGAGTTACTGGCTGGCCAGCAGCTTTCTAATAACAATCATCTTCCTCTATTATTTGCTGCTGGCTTTCTGGGATAACAAACTGCTCTTTCGTCAAAACCAG CAGTTCGCACCGATTGGAAATGTATCCGGCCTGTCAGCTCCATGCCAGCGTAAGATTATTATTCTCTACTGGACGAAATATTTCACATCCGTCGATTTCGAATACGGGCTCGGACGGACGCCATTTTCCACCTGCGATGATAACCGAATTGTTTGTCTGACGACGATGGATCGAGGCTTAGTCAACGAAAGCGACGCCGTCATCTTCCACTCACGTGACCTGAGGGACAACGACTTACCTCCTCCCGGATGGAGACTCCCGCACCAGCATTACGTCTTCTTCAATCACGAATCGCCAGCGCACACCGATCTGAACCTGTTGCGGCGTCCGGTGTTCCGGAATTACTTCAACAGGACGATGACTTACCGGCGGGACTCGGATATCGTCAGTCTCCATCCGTACGGTCGACTCAAATGCGTCGATCCATCGCCATCCTGTTTGGATTTCCCAAGATTGAACGACCCGCCGGCTGATGCTGAAGAAACTTCCGCATCACTTCCGTTTGAAATTgatctgaaaatgaagaataaaacGGTGGCCTGGATGGTATCCAATTGCAAGACGGACAGCCGGCGTGAATCGTTGGTCAGTCATCTCTCACTTTTGATTCCGGTTGATGTTTACGGATTCTGCGGAAACGGAAGTCACCAGTGTCCGAGTCGAGCCAATTGCGATCGATTTCTCGGTCAGAATTATCGATTCTATCTGAGTTTCGAGAATTCTTTGTGTCCGGATTACATCACGGAGAAGTTGTACCGACCCTTGGCCCACGGAGCGGTGCCGGTGGTTTACGGCGGATCGGATTATTCGTTTTACCTTCCGGCCGGATCGTATGTCAACGCCAGGGATTTTGACAGCCCGCAGAGTCTGGCGGAGCATCTAAAGAAACTGATGTCGGATGACGAACTTTATTCGAGTTACTTCGGCTGGCGGAATCGATTTACTGTCGATCCGAAGCCCGTCGACGGAATGTGCCAATTGTGTCGGTTGTTAAGCGACAAGAAAACGGAAGAGAAAATGTATTCAGATATTGCCGAATGGTGGCACGGAGGCAACCACACCTGTCTGACACCACCTCCATCTCTTGTTTAA
- the LOC124336165 gene encoding uncharacterized protein LOC124336165, whose product MAHFSVASLTQVVLLSVFICWTSSSTGAAFSLEEEFLQLKENYFQMKQVVKNLEARDEKLKSLESTAIEQQAKMTQLEAQLELNNEQRQDLALKVIQLEAKNVQLEVKIQDQERRLTSLLEAAELPVSTDSKLFPVNKEISIQSNGRSGIPRTCRELRAADPSLSSGMHWIDPDGQGVGDDPIYVYCDMTSGSTSILHDSESSLNVGHCADAGCYSRSINYNSSMGQIKALMELSTECHQSIRYDCNYAPFESNGVAYSWWNDREGNAQYFWAGSNTDGIHTCQCGIDGNCVDSAVKCNCDALAPLQLVDDGVITNKNVLPVTRLNFGRTQLETSSGVHTLGRLVCTGLVTLTGLPKSCQDLWLIGHTLNGFYSVMGSAKMESVYCDFTKPFDDGGFQKWIGYVDVKSAPVHFYVQRNYSFYTQDTPIPFDLALVNEGNAMNLTSGKFTAPRPGIYFFSFAGAAYSKSSSYSVYLYSSLYLNGNRIGSSNVEEYNAPVDQNSPLTLQSTLKLKTGDRVWMQIEYTYGSTSFLYDISSHLTHFTGFMLEEEIIASL is encoded by the exons atggcgCATTTTTCTGTCGCCTCACTCACccaagttgttttgttgtcgGTTTTCATCTGTTGGACGTCGAGTTCGACTGGCGCTGCCTTTTCCTTGGAGGAAGAATTCCTACAACTGAAGGAAAATTAT tttcaaatgaaacaagtcGTGAAAAATTTGGAGGCCAgagatgaaaaattgaaaagtttgGAATCGACAGCGATTGAACAGCAGGCCAAAATGACACAACTGGAGGCGCAACTTGAACTAAAT AATGAACAAAGACAAGATTTGGCATTGAAAGTAATTCAATTAGAAGCCAAAAATGTCCAactggaagtcaaaattcaggaCCAAGAAAGAAGATTAACTTCCCTGTTGGAAGCCGCTGAACTTCCGGTTTCCactgattcaaaattatttccagttaataaagaaatttcaattcaatcaaatggAAGGAGCGGAATTCCAAGGACATGCAGAGAACTCCGTGCGGCCGATCCTTCACTTTCATCCGGAATGCACTGGATCGATCCGGACGGACAAGGTGTCGGCGATGATCCAATTTACGTTTACTGCGATATGACATCAG GATCGACCTCAATTCTACACGATAGTGAATCTTCTTTAAATGTGGGCCACTGCGCCGATGCCGGGTGCTATTCCCGTTCCATCAACTACAATTCGTCAATGGGACAAATAAAAGCTTTGATGGAATTATCCACTGAATGCCATCAGTCGATTAGA TATGATTGCAACTATGCCCCATTTGAGTCAAATGGCGTCGCCTATTCCTGGTGGAACGACAGAGAAGGAAATGCGCAATACTTTTGGGCCGGAAGTAACACGGACGGAATTCACACCTGCCAGTGCGGAATTGATGGAAACTGTGTCGATTCAGCTGTGAAATGCAACTGTGATGCTCTTGCACCACTTCAATTAGTCGACGACG GTGTCATTACTAACAAAAATGTTCTGCCCGTCACTCGTTTGAATTTCGGACGAACTCAACTGGAAACTTCATCCGGCGTCCACACGCTGGGCAGACTCGTGTGCACCGGTTTAGTGACTTTGACTGGACTGCCAAAGTCGTGCCAGGATTTGTGGTTAATTGGCCACACCCTGAATGGATTTTATTCCGTCATGGGATCGGCGAAAATGGAATCTGTTTACTGCGATTTCACTAAACCCTTTGACGATGGGg GTTTTCAGAAATGGATTGGATATGTCGACGTCAAATCggcgcccgtccatttctacgtccagagaaattattcattttacaCACAAGACactccgattccgttcgatttggcgttggtgaacgagggaaatgccatgaatttgacatcggggaaattcacggcaccgcgaccgggaatttattttttctctttcgcgggAGCGGCGTATTCTAAATCTTCATCATATTCTGTTTATTTGTATTCGtctctttatttgaacgggaatCGAATCGGGTCGAGTAATGTTGAAGAGTATAACGCCCCCGTTGATCAAAATAGTCCGTTGACTCTCCAGTCGACACTGAAACTGAAAACAGGCGATCGAGTCTGGATGCAGATTGAATATACTTATGGTTCAACCTCGTTTTTGTATGACATCAGTTCCCACCtcacccatttcacgggtttcatgttggaggaggaaatcatcgcgtccctttga
- the LOC124336238 gene encoding alpha-(1,3)-fucosyltransferase C-like, whose amino-acid sequence MRSRLGPGSPSCSSRGTIEASATSLLTRLVRPRTLVFLSLLVIGGYIFTVSSHNSSRTIDDHHINQLEEIVETKPSPPDKVILFWTPYYNDSDYTVGFGRDPFVKNGCQFTNCITTADRNLLDKSDAVIFHAFQVNSRDLPAQRHPRQRFVFFLYETIPNTSIPCVGKCLPERQYLPHYFNWTMTHRRDSDVYVAEQYGAITPKLSTFPAQLPDELPPGILPANPAELLNRNYPQLANKTKMVAWFASHCPTHSQREDYVQEMAKFVQVDIYGKCGTMECLPRNSYRCENLLDNYKFYLAAENSLCPDYVSEKFYRALNQNIVPIVYGGADYAEYAPPHSFINIADFKSPQDLAAYLKLLDSHDALYLEYFRWKKHYEVVRKPKKGWCDLCAKLNDPQLETVTKSYADVAHWWIRKLPCYPGSSFLMSHT is encoded by the exons ATGAGATCTCGCCTCGGTCCCGGCTCGCCTTCCTGTTCGTCCCGCGGAACGATCGAGGCTTCAGCCACTTCGCTGTTAACGCGACTCGTCCGTCCGAGAACTCTCGTTTTTCTATCCCTACTCGTCATTGGCGGCTATATTTTTACAGTCAGTAGTCATAACAGCAGCCGGACTATCGACGACCATCATATTAATCAACTTGAA GAAATTGTTGAGACTAAACCATCGCCTCCGGATAAGGTCATCTTGTTCTGGACGCCTTATTACAATGACTCGGACTACACCGTGGGATTCGGTCGCGATCCTTTCGTGAAAAACGGCTGCCAGTTCACCAATTGCATCACGACGGCCGATCGTAATTTACTGGACAAGAGCGACGCCGTCATCTTTCACGCCTTCCAGGTCAACAGTCGAGATCTTCCGGCCCAGCGGCATCCACGCCAGcgtttcgttttcttcctgTACGAGACGATTCCCAACACGTCCATCCCCTGCGTCGGAAAATGCCTTCCGGAGAGGCAATACCTTCCGCACTATTTCAACTGGACCATGACGCACCGGAGGGACTCGGATGTTTACGTGGCCGAGCAATACGGCGCCATCACTCCCAAACTTTCGACATTTCCCGCCCAGCTGCCGGATGAATTGCCGCCGGGCATTCTTCCGGCCAATCCGGCGGAATTGCTCAACCGGAATTATCCGCAATTGgccaacaaaaccaaaatggtGGCCTGGTTCGCCTCCCACTGCCCGACTCACAGCCAGCGCGAGGATTACGTCCAGGAAATGGCCAAATTCGTCCAGGTGGACATTTACGGCAAATGCGGAACGATGGAGTGCCTTCCGCGCAACAGCTACCGCTGCGAGAATCTGCTGGACAATTACAAATTCTACCTGGCGGCCGAGAATTCCCTGTGTCCGGACTACGTCTCGGAAAAATTCTACCGGGCCTTGAATCAGAACATCGTCCCCATCGTCTACGGCGGTGCGGATTACGCGGAATACGCTCCGCCCCACTCGTTCATCAACATCGCCGATTTCAAATCGCCGCAGGACTTGGCCGCCTACCTGAAACTGCTCGACAGCCATGACGCCCTCTACCTGGAATACTTCCGCTGGAAGAAACACTACGAGGTCGTCCGGAAGCCCAAGAAGGGCTGGTGCGATTTGTGCGCCAAACTCAACGATCCGCAATTGGAAACGGTCACGAAAAGCTACGCCGACGTGGCCCATTGGTGGATCCGCAAGTTGCCCTGTTATCCAGGGTCATCTTTCCTGATGAGCCACACCTAA
- the LOC124336289 gene encoding uncharacterized protein LOC124336289: MSTTNYYHQMVSSRVRPLPFFTFVSITLFVFISMWYNVHIPDAAAAAYNQLRGVGQQCQQNANPSRYISSLCNCGKEIIMAEDEPPNSNGLFDWCSRESSVRGPHQKIISYALYGNAQNASVFKRYYSLLRNISLTAERDYPGWIIRIYHNIPDRNGPEREAHEQLCDVYCRFNHVDLCSVPLLIDRIGNDTTPIDPALLTGLNPRMFRYLVMLDPNVDVFISRDVDSLIWRREVDAVNEWLRSNYTFHVMRDHMNHGSVILAGMWGAKIWQRRDLVEGLMRALVVSGQQQVKAQDQFSLADIVWPIAKYDVMAHDTYGCQNERLIRLSPIKVFPFPTQRNGSYYVGGAGHELYPDKCPEVCRPEGHKDWEYC; this comes from the exons ATGTCGACGACGAATTATTATCACCAAATGGTGTCCAGCCGAGTGCGTCCGCTTCCGTTTTTCACTTTCGTTTCCATCACTTTGTTCGTCTTCATTTCCATGTGGTACAACGTGCATATTCCGGACGCTGCGGCCGCCGCTTACAATCAATTACGAGGCGTCGGCCAGCAGTGCCAACAAAATGCCAATCCATCCAGGTACATTTCTTCGCTGTGCAATTGCGGCAAAGAGATCATCATGGCGGAAGACGAACCGCCAAATTCGAACGGTCTTTTCGATTGGTGCAGTCGGGAATCCAGCGTCCGGGGTCCGCACCAGAAAATCATTTCCTACGCCCTTTACGGAAACGCCCAAAACGCTTCCGTCTTCAAGCGCTATTATTCTTTATTGAGGAACATTTCATTGACGGCCGAGCGCGATTACCCCGGATGGATCATCCGCATTTACCACAACATTCCGGATAGGAATGGGCCGGAGAGGGAAGCTCACGAGCAACTCTGCGACGTTTACTGTCGATTCAATCACGTCGATTTGTGCAGCGTGCCGCTGCTGATCGACCGGATCGGCAACGACACGACGCCCATCGATCCGGCGCTCCTGACCGGACTCAATCCGAGAATGTTCCGCTATTTGGTGATGCTGGATCCCAATGTGGACGTGTTCATCTCCAGGGATGTCGACAGTTTGATTTGGCGTCGGGAAGTCGACGCTGTTAACGAATGGCTTCGATCCAATTACACGTTTCACGTGATGAGAGATCACATGAATCACGGATCGGTTATTCTAGCAG GTATGTGGGGTGCCAAAATTTGGCAGCGTCGGGATCTCGTCGAAGGATTGATGAGGGCTCTAGTCGTTTCCGGCCAGCAACAAGTTAAGGCTCAAGATCAATTTTCGCTGGCCGATATCGTGTGGCCGATAGCCAAATACGATGTG aTGGCCCACGATACTTACGGATGTCAAAACGAGCGGCTCATCCGGTTGTCGCCGATCAAAGTGTTTCCGTTTCCAACTCAACGCAATGGCAGTTACTACGTCGGCGGTGCTGGGCACGAGCTGTATCCAGACAAGTGTCCGGAAGTCTGCCGTCCCGAAGGTCACAAAGACTGGGAATACTGTTGA